One Cuculus canorus isolate bCucCan1 chromosome 1, bCucCan1.pri, whole genome shotgun sequence DNA segment encodes these proteins:
- the SLC5A7 gene encoding high affinity choline transporter 1, translated as MAFHVEGLVAIIVFYLAILAVGIWAAWKTKNTGSEGDRSEAIIVGGRDIGLLVGGFTMTATWVGGGYINGTAEAVYVPGYGLAWAQAPIGYSLSLIVGGLFFAKPMRSKGYVTMLDPFQQTYGKRMGGLLFIPALMGEMFWAAAIFSALGATISVIIDVNVNISVIISALIATMYTLVGGLYSVAYTDVVQLFCIFLGLWISVPFAMSHPAVTDIGLTAVHPVYQAPWLGSINSVDIYTWLDSFLLLTFGGIPWQAYFQRVLSSSSATYAQFLSILAAFGCFVMALPAILIGAIGASTAWNETAYGFPDPMTKKEADMILPIVLQYLCPVYISFFGLGAVSAAVMSSADSSILSASSMFARNIYQLSFRQNASDREIVWVMRITVFLFGAAATAMALLASSVYGLWYLSSDLVYIIIFPQLLCVLFIKGTNTYGAIAGYLFGLVLRITGGEPYLYLQPLIYYPGCYPDENNIYTQRFPFKTLAMLTSFFTNIIVSYLAKYLFESGTLPPKLDFLDAVVARYSREHMDKATLVKSDNIVLNELAPVNPRHSLTLSSTFVNKEAFNYVDSSPELSNTEDN; from the exons ATGGCTTTCCATGTGGAGGGGCTGGTGGCCATAATTGTATTCTACCTGGCTATCCTGGCAGTCGGCATATGGGCTGCTTGGAAAACCAAGAATACTGGCAGTGAAGGAGATCGCAGTGAAGCTATTATAGTCGGTGGAAGAGACATTGGCTTGCTAGTTGGTGGATTTACAATGACTG ccaCATGGGTTGGAGGAGGTTACATCAATGGGACAGCAGAAGCTGTGTATGTCCCAGGCTACGGTCTAGCTTGGGCTCAGGCACCGATCGGATATTCCCTCAGTCTGATTGTAG GTGGCCTTTTTTTCGCAAAGCCCATGAGATCCAAAGGCTATGTGACAATGCTAGACCCTTTTCAGCAGACTTATGGAAAAAGGATGGGAGGGCTACTGTTTATTCCGGCTTTAatgggagaaatgttttgggCTGCTGCCATCTTCTCTGCCTTAG GTGCCACTATAAGTGTGATCATTGACGTTAATGTCAATATTTCAGTCATTATTTCTGCCCTGATTGCCACTATGTACACGCTTGTGGGCGGGCTTTATTCTGTAGCCTACACTGATGTAGTTCAGCTCTTCTGCATCTTCCTGGGACTG TGGATCAGCGTACCCTTTGCTATGTCCCATCCTGCAGTGACAGACATCGGGCTCACAGCTGTGCACCCAGTGTACCAAGCACCTTGGCTTGGATCTATCAACTCAGTTGATATTTACACATGGCTGGACAGTTTCCTTTTATTG ACATTTGGAGGAATCCCATGGCAAGCATATTTCCAGCGAGTTTTGTCCTCATCTTCTGCCACATATGCCCAATTTCTGTCAATTCTGGCtgcttttggctgttttgtAATGGCTCTTCCTGCAATACTCATTGGTGCAATTGGAGCATCTACAG CCTGGAACGAGACTGCGTATGGCTTCCCTGACCCCATGACTAAAAAGGAAGCAGATATGATTTTACCAATCGTGCTCCAGTACCTTTGTCCAGTCTATATATCATTCTTTGGCCTTGGCGCTGTATCTGCTGCTGTGATGTCATCAGCTGACTCTTCGATTTTATCAGCAAGTTCTATGTTTGCTCGTAACATATATCAGCTTTCCTTTCGGCAAAAC GCTTCAGACAGGGAAATCGTGTGGGTCATGAGaatcactgtttttctgtttggagcagcagcaacagcaatgGCCCTGCTAGCTTCGTCGGTGTACGGCCTGTGGTACCTCAGCTCTGACCTTGTTTATATCATCATATTCCCTCAGCTCCTGTGTGTGTTGTTCATTAAAGGAACAAACACCTATGGTGCCATTGCGGGATACTTATTTGGCCTTGTTCTCAGAATAACCGGAGGAGAACCATACCTCTACCTTCAGCCCTTGATCTACTATCCTGGCTGCTATCCGgatgaaaataatatatacaCCCAGCgatttccatttaaaacacTTGCTATGCTTACGTCCTTCTTTACTAACATTATAGTCTCCTACTTAGCCAAATACTTATTTGAGAGTGGGACTTTGCCACCAAAGCTGGACTTCCTTGATGCTGTTGTTGCCAGGTACAGCAGGGAACACATGGACAAAGCAACTCTTGTAAAAAGTGACAATATTGTATTAAACGAACTTGCACCTGTGAATCCACGACACAGTCTAACTTTGAGCTCGACTTTCGTAAACAAGGAAGCCTTCAATTATGTTGATTCAAGTCCAGAGCTGTCCAACActgaagataattaa